A stretch of Aeromicrobium tamlense DNA encodes these proteins:
- a CDS encoding peptide ABC transporter substrate-binding protein, whose amino-acid sequence MRTRRSALAGVALAAVASLTLAACSSGGDDDNGGSESTDAVITAYGTEPQNPLITTNTNEVGGGNIIDLIYAGLVSYKADGSQELEIAESIESDDNKVWTIKLKDWSFTDGTPVTAESFVKAWNFGAAAENAQLQSYFYYPIEGTDDEGVILDKGTEMSGLKVVDEKTFEVTLKNPEALFPLRLGYSAYYPLPEAAFEDMDAFGKAPIGNGPYKLDKWENNVEAVMTPNEEYKGNREAKNGGVTFKFYTNPDSAYSDVQAGNLDVLDQAPPSALTTFKTDDSVQAFEAAGSVNGTVTIPESLDHFSGEEGNLRRQAISRAIDRKEITDKIFDGTRSPSKDFSSELMPEFTADIPGSEVLEFDADEAKKLWAEADAIAPFEGKFVVAYNGDGPGNKEWVEALTNQLKNNLEIDAEPKAYATFAELRTKVTDRTIGTAFRTGWQPDYPSVYNYLGPVFGTGAGSNDGDYSNKEFDKLLSDALSAEGDEMAKLLAQAQEILFKDLPAIPLWNTNVAAVAAKGVENVEFNWQNKPEYQNITK is encoded by the coding sequence ATGCGAACTCGGCGTTCAGCCCTCGCAGGTGTCGCCCTCGCCGCAGTCGCCAGCCTGACCCTGGCGGCCTGCTCGAGCGGCGGCGATGACGACAACGGCGGTTCGGAGTCGACCGATGCGGTCATCACCGCCTACGGCACCGAGCCCCAGAACCCGCTGATCACGACCAACACGAACGAGGTCGGCGGCGGCAACATCATCGACCTGATCTACGCGGGTCTCGTCTCGTACAAGGCTGACGGCTCGCAGGAGCTCGAGATCGCCGAGTCGATCGAGTCCGACGACAACAAGGTCTGGACGATCAAGCTCAAGGACTGGAGCTTCACCGACGGCACCCCGGTCACCGCCGAGTCCTTCGTGAAGGCGTGGAACTTCGGCGCTGCCGCCGAGAACGCCCAGCTGCAGAGCTACTTCTACTACCCGATCGAGGGCACCGACGACGAGGGCGTCATCCTCGACAAGGGCACCGAGATGAGCGGCCTGAAGGTCGTCGACGAGAAGACCTTCGAGGTCACGCTCAAGAACCCCGAGGCGCTCTTCCCGCTGCGTCTGGGCTACTCGGCGTACTACCCGCTGCCCGAGGCCGCGTTCGAGGACATGGACGCCTTCGGCAAGGCCCCCATCGGCAACGGCCCCTACAAGCTCGACAAGTGGGAGAACAACGTCGAGGCCGTCATGACGCCGAACGAGGAGTACAAGGGCAACCGCGAGGCCAAGAACGGCGGCGTGACCTTCAAGTTCTACACGAACCCGGACTCGGCCTACTCCGACGTCCAGGCGGGCAACCTCGACGTCCTCGACCAGGCTCCGCCGAGCGCCCTGACGACCTTCAAGACCGACGACTCGGTCCAGGCGTTCGAGGCGGCCGGCTCGGTCAACGGCACGGTCACGATCCCCGAGTCGCTCGATCACTTCTCCGGTGAGGAGGGCAACCTGCGTCGCCAGGCCATCAGCCGCGCGATCGACCGCAAGGAGATCACCGACAAGATCTTCGACGGCACCCGTTCGCCCTCGAAGGACTTCAGCTCCGAGCTGATGCCCGAGTTCACCGCCGACATCCCCGGCTCCGAGGTCCTGGAGTTCGACGCCGACGAGGCCAAGAAGCTCTGGGCCGAGGCCGACGCCATCGCCCCGTTCGAGGGCAAGTTCGTCGTCGCGTACAACGGTGACGGCCCGGGCAACAAGGAGTGGGTCGAGGCCCTCACCAACCAGCTCAAGAACAACCTGGAGATCGACGCGGAGCCCAAGGCCTACGCGACGTTCGCCGAGCTGCGCACCAAGGTCACCGATCGCACGATCGGCACCGCGTTCCGTACCGGCTGGCAGCCCGACTACCCGTCGGTCTACAACTACCTCGGCCCGGTCTTCGGCACGGGCGCCGGCTCGAACGACGGCGACTACTCCAACAAGGAGTTCGACAAGCTCCTGTCCGACGCGCTGAGCGCCGAGGGCGACGAGATGGCCAAGCTGCTGGCGCAGGCCCAGGAGATCCTGTTCAAGGATCTGCCGGCCATCCCGCTCTGGAACACCAACGTCGCGGCTGTCGCGGCCAAGGGTGTCGAGAACGTGGAGTTCAACTGGCAGAACAAGCCGGAATACCAGAACATCACCAAGTGA
- a CDS encoding electron transfer flavoprotein subunit alpha/FixB family protein, producing the protein MSEVLVLIDAPQGKVTKPSLELLTIARRIGEASAVVFADADGQSADTSVLAEYGAEKIYTYADSTFAEYLVAPKAEALAALVAEKSPAAVLVPSTSEGKEIAARVALKSEAGLITDAIDVAVDGGSITTTQAAFAGNFTVAAQVTKGAPVIAVKPNSAAPEAAAGAGTVEAVSFDVPESAKQVKIVSSEARVSTGRPELTEAAIVVSGGRGTGGDFSEVEALADALGAAVGASRAAVDSGWKPHTFQVGQTGKTVSPQLYVANGISGAIQHRAGMQTSKTIVAVNKDEEAPIFELVDFGVVGDLKSVLPQATEEITKRKG; encoded by the coding sequence ATGAGTGAAGTTCTCGTTCTGATCGACGCCCCGCAGGGCAAGGTCACGAAGCCCTCGCTGGAGCTCCTGACGATCGCCCGCCGCATCGGCGAGGCCTCGGCCGTCGTCTTCGCCGACGCTGATGGGCAGAGTGCGGACACCTCGGTCCTGGCCGAGTACGGCGCGGAGAAGATCTACACGTACGCCGACAGCACCTTCGCCGAGTACCTCGTGGCCCCCAAGGCCGAGGCGCTCGCCGCCCTGGTCGCCGAGAAGTCGCCCGCGGCCGTCCTGGTCCCGTCGACCTCGGAGGGCAAGGAGATCGCGGCTCGCGTCGCGCTCAAGTCCGAGGCCGGCCTGATCACCGACGCCATCGACGTCGCCGTCGACGGCGGCTCGATCACCACCACCCAGGCGGCCTTCGCCGGCAACTTCACCGTTGCCGCGCAGGTCACCAAGGGCGCCCCGGTCATCGCCGTCAAGCCGAACTCGGCTGCTCCGGAGGCCGCTGCCGGCGCCGGGACCGTCGAGGCCGTGTCCTTCGACGTCCCCGAGTCGGCCAAGCAGGTGAAGATCGTGTCCTCCGAGGCGCGTGTCTCCACCGGTCGTCCCGAGCTGACCGAGGCCGCCATCGTGGTCTCCGGTGGCCGTGGCACCGGGGGCGACTTCTCCGAGGTCGAGGCCCTGGCCGACGCCCTCGGTGCCGCCGTCGGCGCCTCGCGCGCCGCCGTGGACTCGGGCTGGAAGCCGCACACGTTCCAGGTCGGCCAGACCGGCAAGACCGTGTCGCCGCAGCTGTACGTCGCCAACGGCATCTCCGGTGCGATCCAGCACCGCGCCGGCATGCAGACGTCCAAGACGATCGTCGCGGTCAACAAGGACGAGGAGGCGCCGATCTTCGAGCTCGTCGACTTCGGCGTCGTGGGCGACCTCAAGTCGGTCCTGCCGCAGGCGACCGAGGAGATCACCAAGCGCAAGGGCTGA
- a CDS encoding electron transfer flavoprotein subunit beta/FixA family protein produces MTKIVVAVKYVPDATADRTFEADNTVDRENVDGLLSELDEYAVEQALQVVEAGDGEVTVLTVGPADASDAVRKALQMGADAGVHVEDDAIAGSDAFATSLVLAKAIEKLDYDLVFFGMGSTDAGMGVVPTLVAERLGLPAITFASEISVDGETVKIRRDGDAATQEIEATGKLVVSVTDQTGEARYPSFKGIMAAKKKPVEEWTLADLGVDAAEVGLDNAWTKVESTTPRPPRTAGEIVTDEGDGGTKLVEFLASKKFV; encoded by the coding sequence GTGACCAAGATCGTTGTCGCTGTGAAGTACGTGCCGGACGCCACGGCGGACCGCACGTTCGAAGCGGATAACACTGTCGATCGTGAGAACGTCGACGGACTTCTGTCCGAGCTCGACGAGTACGCGGTCGAGCAGGCGCTGCAGGTCGTCGAGGCCGGCGACGGCGAGGTGACCGTGCTGACGGTCGGTCCCGCCGACGCCTCCGACGCGGTCCGCAAGGCCCTGCAGATGGGCGCCGACGCCGGCGTGCACGTCGAGGACGACGCCATCGCGGGCTCCGACGCCTTCGCGACGTCGCTCGTGCTGGCCAAGGCCATCGAGAAGCTCGACTACGACCTGGTGTTCTTCGGCATGGGCTCCACCGACGCCGGCATGGGCGTCGTGCCCACGCTGGTCGCCGAGCGCCTGGGCCTGCCGGCCATCACGTTCGCCTCGGAGATCTCGGTCGACGGCGAGACGGTCAAGATCCGTCGCGACGGCGATGCCGCCACGCAGGAGATCGAGGCCACCGGCAAGCTCGTCGTCTCGGTCACCGACCAGACGGGCGAGGCCCGCTACCCGTCCTTCAAGGGCATCATGGCCGCGAAGAAGAAGCCGGTCGAGGAGTGGACGCTCGCCGACCTGGGTGTCGACGCGGCCGAGGTCGGCCTCGACAACGCCTGGACCAAGGTCGAGTCCACGACCCCCCGCCCGCCGCGCACCGCCGGCGAGATCGTCACCGACGAGGGAGACGGCGGCACCAAGCTCGTCGAGTTCCTCGCGTCCAAGAAGTTCGTGTGA
- a CDS encoding enoyl-CoA hydratase/isomerase family protein — translation MAAFVRLEVTDGVGTIRLDRPKMNALDAQVQTELLEAAREADRRDDVAAVVVWGGERVFAAGADVKEMADMGYQEMFRHGHLLQDFTRAIAAIGKPTVSAITGFALGGGLELALSTDLRFCADDAKLGQPEILLGIIPGAGGTQRLARLIGPSKAKDLIYTGRFVGADEALALGLVDEVLPAAQVYERAVAWASQFVGGPAIALRTAKDVVDRGLEVDLQTGLEIERAGFSGLFATEDQTNGMRSFVENGPGKATFTGT, via the coding sequence ATGGCCGCATTCGTCCGACTCGAGGTGACCGACGGCGTCGGCACGATCCGCCTCGACCGGCCCAAGATGAACGCACTCGACGCACAGGTCCAGACCGAGCTGCTGGAGGCGGCGCGCGAGGCCGACCGCCGCGACGACGTCGCCGCGGTCGTGGTGTGGGGCGGCGAGCGCGTCTTCGCCGCGGGCGCGGACGTCAAGGAGATGGCCGACATGGGCTACCAGGAGATGTTCCGTCACGGACACCTCCTGCAGGACTTCACCCGGGCGATCGCCGCGATCGGCAAGCCCACGGTCTCGGCCATCACGGGCTTCGCGCTCGGCGGCGGCCTCGAGCTCGCGCTCTCCACCGACCTGCGCTTCTGCGCCGACGACGCGAAGCTCGGCCAGCCCGAGATCCTGCTGGGCATCATCCCCGGCGCCGGCGGCACCCAGCGCCTCGCGCGCCTGATCGGCCCGTCGAAGGCCAAGGACCTCATCTACACGGGCCGGTTCGTCGGTGCCGACGAGGCGCTCGCGCTGGGTCTGGTCGACGAGGTCCTGCCCGCGGCGCAGGTGTACGAGCGCGCCGTCGCGTGGGCGTCGCAGTTCGTCGGGGGGCCGGCGATCGCGTTGCGCACCGCGAAGGACGTGGTCGACCGGGGTCTGGAGGTCGACCTGCAGACCGGCCTGGAGATCGAGCGGGCCGGCTTCAGCGGCCTGTTCGCCACCGAGGACCAGACGAACGGCATGCGGTCGTTCGTCGAGAACGGTCCCGGCAAGGCGACGTTCACCGGCACGTGA
- a CDS encoding GNAT family N-acetyltransferase, whose product MTDPRIRPATAADVPDMVRLVHDLAAYERAPEQCVLTDEMLHERLFGTQPALYAHVAEADGAVVGTAIWFLNFSTWDGVHGIHLEDLYVDPAQRGSGLGKALLTELARVCVERGYSRLQWQVLDWNTPSIEFYRSLGAVDLEDWRTYRLSGEALQAVGSVS is encoded by the coding sequence ATGACCGATCCGCGGATCCGCCCCGCCACCGCCGCCGACGTGCCCGACATGGTGCGTCTCGTCCATGACCTCGCCGCCTACGAGCGGGCCCCGGAGCAGTGCGTCCTGACCGACGAGATGCTGCACGAGCGGCTGTTCGGCACGCAGCCCGCGCTCTACGCGCACGTCGCCGAGGCCGACGGCGCGGTCGTCGGTACCGCGATCTGGTTCCTCAACTTCTCCACGTGGGACGGGGTCCACGGCATCCACCTCGAGGACCTCTACGTCGACCCGGCGCAGCGGGGGAGCGGCCTGGGCAAGGCCCTGCTGACCGAGCTCGCCCGGGTGTGCGTGGAGCGGGGCTACAGCCGGCTGCAGTGGCAGGTGCTGGACTGGAACACCCCGTCGATCGAGTTCTACCGATCCCTGGGCGCGGTCGACCTCGAGGACTGGCGCACCTACCGGCTGTCGGGGGAGGCGCTGCAGGCCGTCGGGTCGGTGTCCTGA
- a CDS encoding NUDIX hydrolase, with amino-acid sequence MTEPAEPSASLRDDDLVLEPTSGADDLHGFAVVYGGDRIGTVALQHAHGKAGRRLGSMRWNFSSGPGAMVASRALRIAVEYAFEQLGWTRIEARVPADDPLGLRAASIAGLRREGIARSPGDAEDLVLLGRIVDDPPAFSREGFVAILNAGLPRKRVIGQGVLRDRDGRVLLCELTYKREWDLPGGVVEVGESPATGLVRELEEELGITVEVNGLVTMNWLPPWSRWDDACLFVFDLGVVDAELVEQMVLQRTEIAAVHWCDLDLVRERATLATTELLESLADSPLPAYREAPRQPDPVRDQAR; translated from the coding sequence GTGACCGAGCCCGCCGAGCCCTCTGCCTCCCTGCGCGACGACGACCTCGTCCTCGAGCCCACCTCGGGCGCGGACGACCTGCACGGCTTCGCGGTCGTCTACGGCGGCGACCGCATCGGCACCGTGGCCCTGCAGCATGCCCACGGCAAGGCCGGCCGCCGGCTCGGCTCGATGCGGTGGAACTTCTCCTCCGGTCCCGGCGCGATGGTCGCCAGCCGCGCCCTGCGCATCGCCGTGGAGTACGCGTTCGAGCAGCTGGGCTGGACCCGGATCGAGGCGCGGGTGCCCGCCGACGACCCGCTCGGCCTGCGCGCCGCGTCGATCGCCGGTCTGCGCCGCGAGGGCATCGCCCGCTCCCCCGGCGACGCCGAGGACCTCGTCCTGCTGGGCCGCATCGTCGACGACCCGCCGGCCTTCAGCCGCGAGGGCTTCGTCGCCATCCTCAACGCTGGGCTGCCCCGCAAGCGCGTCATCGGGCAGGGCGTCCTGCGCGACCGCGACGGCCGGGTGCTGCTGTGCGAGCTGACCTACAAGCGCGAGTGGGACCTGCCCGGCGGCGTGGTCGAGGTGGGCGAGAGCCCGGCCACCGGCCTGGTCCGCGAGCTCGAGGAGGAGCTCGGCATCACCGTCGAGGTCAACGGACTCGTGACGATGAACTGGCTGCCGCCGTGGAGCCGCTGGGACGACGCGTGCCTGTTCGTGTTCGACCTCGGGGTCGTCGACGCCGAGCTGGTCGAGCAGATGGTTTTGCAGCGCACCGAGATCGCCGCCGTGCACTGGTGCGACCTCGACCTCGTGCGCGAGCGCGCCACGCTGGCCACGACCGAGCTGCTCGAGTCGCTGGCCGACTCCCCGCTCCCGGCCTACCGCGAGGCCCCGCGCCAGCCCGACCCGGTCCGCGACCAGGCCCGCTGA
- a CDS encoding tetratricopeptide repeat protein, translating into MSFSQPGAFDLSSLAQPRPAAGGGAPAPEGAVYVIDVTEADFQQVVDSSMQHLVVLSVWSPRSPQSVEFNEVLAQATAAYGGALQLAKVDADTNPGIAQALQVQAVPFVVGLVQGRPVPLFQGTVDASEVKRFFDELVRLAQQNGLNGRAQPSGGAEVEAPEEPEDDPRFAAADEAYARGDFAAAVAEYEALLAQSPADAEVAERLAATKLYARVDGADLQEARRAAADAPDDIDAQLLVADLDVTGGHVEDAFLRLIDLVKRTSEDDRERVRQHLLDLFTVVGLADPRVAQARRSLAAALF; encoded by the coding sequence ATGAGCTTCTCGCAGCCCGGCGCGTTCGACCTGTCCTCCCTGGCCCAGCCCCGCCCCGCCGCCGGCGGTGGCGCGCCCGCGCCCGAGGGCGCCGTCTACGTCATCGACGTCACCGAGGCCGACTTCCAGCAGGTGGTCGACTCCTCGATGCAGCACCTCGTCGTGCTGTCGGTGTGGTCCCCGCGCTCGCCGCAGAGCGTGGAGTTCAACGAGGTCCTCGCGCAGGCCACCGCCGCCTACGGGGGCGCGCTGCAGCTGGCCAAGGTCGACGCGGACACCAACCCGGGCATCGCCCAGGCGCTGCAGGTGCAGGCCGTGCCGTTCGTGGTCGGCCTCGTCCAGGGCCGTCCCGTCCCACTGTTCCAGGGCACGGTCGACGCCAGCGAGGTCAAGCGGTTCTTCGACGAGCTCGTGCGCCTCGCCCAGCAGAACGGCCTCAACGGCCGCGCCCAGCCGTCGGGTGGCGCCGAGGTCGAGGCCCCGGAGGAGCCGGAGGACGACCCGCGCTTCGCCGCCGCCGACGAGGCCTACGCCCGCGGTGACTTCGCCGCCGCCGTGGCCGAGTACGAGGCCCTGCTCGCGCAGTCCCCGGCCGACGCCGAGGTGGCCGAGCGCCTCGCCGCGACCAAGCTGTACGCGCGGGTGGACGGCGCCGACCTCCAGGAGGCCCGTCGCGCCGCGGCCGACGCGCCCGACGACATCGACGCGCAGCTGCTCGTCGCCGACCTCGACGTCACCGGTGGCCACGTGGAGGATGCGTTCCTGCGCCTCATCGACCTGGTGAAGCGGACCTCGGAGGACGACCGGGAGCGCGTGCGCCAGCACCTGCTCGACCTGTTCACCGTGGTGGGCCTGGCCGACCCGCGCGTCGCGCAGGCCCGCCGCTCGCTCGCCGCCGCCCTCTTCTGA
- a CDS encoding PH domain-containing protein: MTERPAIETAPPPVTARFWGRLREPFPDPEHHVALNKRLNPRSGERVLQIVPKHVAVYWPLPASMLASAGCLLVLLFHWNSGPAQVLWLLSLVVVGAAAVRAYVEWRDVFVVTNWRVVRLSGVLTARVATMPINRILDMTMTRPLLGRVFGYGHFVFESAAQEQGLREIKFVPDILAVDREINNAVNKENRRRERLMSASRDRRLDGGPDGDERTEPIRGL; encoded by the coding sequence ATGACCGAGCGTCCGGCGATCGAGACCGCGCCCCCTCCGGTGACGGCGCGGTTCTGGGGACGCCTGCGCGAGCCGTTCCCCGACCCCGAGCACCACGTCGCGCTCAACAAGCGCCTCAATCCCCGCAGCGGCGAGCGCGTCCTGCAGATCGTGCCCAAGCACGTGGCCGTGTACTGGCCGCTGCCCGCCTCGATGCTGGCGTCCGCGGGCTGCCTGCTCGTCCTGCTCTTCCACTGGAACTCCGGCCCGGCGCAGGTGCTGTGGCTGCTGTCCCTCGTCGTCGTCGGCGCGGCCGCCGTGCGCGCTTACGTCGAGTGGCGCGACGTCTTCGTCGTCACGAACTGGCGGGTCGTCCGGCTCAGCGGTGTCCTGACCGCGCGCGTGGCCACGATGCCCATCAACCGCATCCTCGACATGACCATGACGCGCCCGCTGCTCGGCCGGGTGTTCGGATACGGGCACTTCGTGTTCGAGTCGGCGGCGCAGGAGCAGGGCCTGCGCGAGATCAAGTTCGTGCCGGACATCCTCGCGGTCGACCGCGAGATCAACAACGCCGTGAACAAGGAGAACCGACGGCGCGAGCGGCTGATGTCGGCCTCGCGCGACCGGCGGCTCGACGGCGGACCCGACGGGGACGAGCGCACCGAGCCGATCCGCGGCCTGTGA